The genome window AATTAGAAGTAATTAGAGTCCCTTTTTGCTGTTCACACaggctatttgtgtgtgtataaatgtgtgtgaatgtgagggagggagagagagagagttggatcCAGCATTAACAGATCCCAACTGCTGTGTGCGTAACCTCTAGTCTGAGCTTGTGGTTGTCAATTTAAAGTCTGAGGCAGGTTTGAACCTCTTtttatctgcctctctctctctccctcccccctcatccttctccctGTTCCTGTTCTCAGTCCAGCCGAGAGAGGAGCAGCCATTAAAATACCCTTTCAATTATAGTTATTTATAGAAGGTGATTCAGTGAACAAatgttctctcttttcccctgttGTTCATAGCTTTTAATGACTAACCAGACAGATCCCATTCTGCTGCTCCATAACTGGCCAATAGACCATACAGACATAGAACTATGTCTGCTAGCAAGTCTAGAATAGTCTAGTTCTATACACTCTGAAAGAGTGGGATGGCAATGCATATCTTATGTCATCTCAGCTGTCCAATATGTGCTATGCAATAGATTCAAGGTTCAAGcatattttctgtttctctgaGGTAACAGTGGGCTGGACAGGACATGTTTTAAGCTAAGAGGGACGTGATCTGTGTTCCTCTACAGTCCTGGTGTGCTCAGCCTTGCCAGGTCTTGTTCAGCTTCTAAACCtggtctctggctctctctgtcacatGCACCCAGACGAAGCCTTCTACCAGCCTGATATTGTGAACCTCTTGAGAGCTTTTTGTCCTTAATTGCACCCTGTCACAttggagaatagagagagagagagaaagagacacacagagaggtaaTAGAAAGAGAGTTGGAAAAcctgtattttttttacagtaaatacagtagaagtttattttttgttgttttcacgGTTGTTGGTCCACACAGAGATGGGAACACACAGGGCGTAGAAGCAATATGATGTGACAACTGTAAAATATGATTTATGATTGTTTGACTGCTGGTTGGTGTGTTGGTAGGAGGGTGGTCTAGACAAATTGCCTGCTATGCTTTGTCAAATGTTCTTGTCTCTCAgataatgagtgagtgagtgagtgtgtgtgtgtgtgtgtgtgtgtgtgtgtgtgtgcgtgctgctacgcactgtgtgggtgcgtgtgtctgtgtgataagGATTCACTAATGATGTCGCTTGTAAGGACATTAAAGAGGCAGACTTCAGAGGTGGCCCAGCGGGGCAGAGCAGAGGTCTTGGAtcggggagcaggaggagagacaatcccccccccccccacacacacacacacacacgtacacacacatacacacatgtacacacacacacgtacacattcatacacacatgtacacatacacacacacatctaaggGAGATGTctgctggtggcttgtttggTGGATAATATTAGAAAACAAGAAGCCAGTTACTAATGACAACATacatattagtgtgtgtgggtttgtgtgattGTAACAAAACATGTCTATAAAAATACTGTTGCTGTGTATGTAAgtactgtttgtgtatgtatgtacggTACAATAGGGTACTGTACAGTGTGCATAAAGGATGTGATATTATGTCAGTGTGATAGTACTCACTGTGTGAGGGCCATTTCAAtttcctgtgtctgtgtttctgcatgAAATGTGCATAAgtgcgtgtgtttttatgtCGGAGTGGGGTGtggtttttttttctgtgtgtgtagcgtatgtttcgtgtgtgtgtgtgttggcagtctgaatgctctccctcccctgctaaGTGTgaggagaatgggggggggggggcactgtagGTATCCCTGTAGGGCTGGACGTCACCGTAAAACAGCATCACATTAACCTCACCACATGTCCAGGTCTGTTACCATAGGGacagggttttgtgtgtgtgcatatgtgtgaggtgtatatgtgtctgtgtgtatgtgacagcactgcatgtgtgtggtgtgtctgcatgtgtgtgcgtgtgtgtgtgtgtggtgtgcatgcatgtgtgtgtgtgcgattgtgtctgtatgtgtgtgcgtgcattcaaacgtgggtctgtgtgtgtgcacgctgtcAAAGTGCAGCTGGCATGCACAGCTTTCACACAGTGTGCTAAACCTGACGCGACGGAGGCAACACTGGGGGACGTTTAAAGTTTGTCCCTCAGCGctgcaaacaaatacacattaaaCATACCTCATCTTTCATGGAAAAGAATGGCCAATGTCTGTTACCGAACAGATTACACTTCCTGTAATTAGTGCTCTGTAATTCAGTTGGAGCCAAGCTCAGCAGTGCATGTGTGAATTGGTGGTGTTATCAGTGTAGCCTGATGGCTGGAGTGTCTATTTAACTTTGCGCTTTACGACAAATAGGTAATTAAGTATAATAACAGGGTTAGGCTTTCTCGTCCCATTGGATGGTTGTGAAGGGAAGAGGGCAGTCGTGTCTGATTATTTAGCCTCTTTACTGGTTCGACACTGAAAAAGCAGAGGAGGATAGGAAGGGACAGGGACAAGGAACCACACTATGGCAGCCCTGGGAACAcaactctcctccccctccctgcccctgccccatcccccttcttccctcctcccccctctctctttccctcccccagcccttcctccctcccccacgccCTCAGCCCTAGTACAAGTGTTAGTAATCATCACCAAAAGCGTGTTCCGTGGTATAGAAAATCATCTTTTTGGTATTTCGCCATTTTTGGTAACGCTTCACCTGTgtgcccctctccccacctgtaGCAGTACTTTACGCTGCTCATCATCACAGACGGCGTGATCAGTGACATGGACGAGACCCGCCACGCCATCGTGCAGGCCGCCAAGCTGCCCAtgtccatcatcatcatcggcgTGGGAAACGCCGACTTCGCCGCCATGGAGTTCCTGGACGGAGACGCCAGCGTGCTGCGCTCCTACACCGGCGAAGAGGCCGTACGAGACATCGTACAGTTCGTCCCCTTCAGAGACTTCCGGAATGTGAGTGTCAGATCAAGTAGGGACTCCGTCCAGCAAgtccagattttagcatatgagaggtgggggcagggtgacacccagccctACACTACCAAGTCCCAtctaaaaaaaaagatgaaatcTGTGTAGAAGGTGATGATATCACCAGGCAGCTGTGTACTCTATCACATGGCAGCATGTTGTTGTTGGCGGTCAGATTATGGATAATGTATGCAAGGCTGTAGCCTGTGAAGCTGGCTGGCCTGCAGGCTGAACAGCCCTGGGAGTGGGCGGCAAGGTGGGAGTGGGCAATCTGTGGGTCATGTGACTTCCTTTACAGGCAGCCAATCCTGACAGCCGTCCACCTGTTGGAGATGACATCATATCAACTAAGATCGCCGAGATTTGAGACACAAAAGCGGTTTTGATACAGGGAGTTTGTTAGTGTGCGGAGTAGTGACAGGGTTTACAACCAGCTACAACGGGTGTTTTGGTTGACCCCACTTTGTAGAAGATGAGTTAAAAATGGAAATGTCTTCCTTCTCATTGCAGAAGTGATCTGAAAGTACGtcatgtaacagtgtgtgtgtgtgtgtgtgtgtgtgtgtgtgtgtgtgtgtgtgtgttttcctaggCTCCTAAGGAAACTTTAGCCAAGTCAGTGCTGGCTGAACTGCCTCAACAAGTCACTCAGTATTTCAAGCAGAGGAACCTGTCGCCTAGCAACTCAGTTCCAGAGTGAGCATCCTGTCTGCCCATCCTGCATGTTGCAAATCTACTGTTTACAAAACACCAAGGAAACAATGcatgatgtgtttttttttttttttttcattatgtAATTAtttgtcagatttttttttaatcttacCCGAAATATAACATTTTATGGAAGATAAAAGTGGTTACAAAAATCCCACTATCCTTTGCAGTTGACATCCGAGGGGGAGAAGTGAAGGATTTTATGAAAATGCATATATATTGAATGTACATTTATACAATGTTCTCTGTTTTGAAGACAAAATGTTTATGAACTgtttttatgtatattttatgcaGTGATCTGTTTTTGTTGTAACTGTATTGTGTACCCCCGGACCAAGGTGTTTCAGATTTTCTAACGTTGTGTCACCACTCAGGTCAATAAACGTATTGAAATGTCCCCAGGTGACCTTTGACCATGTGTGACAGGACTTTGACCGAACCCAAGCATCCATTAATATCAGACCTGTGCTTTCAAATGACAGAAATCCCACGTCATTTAATATGCTCAGAATAACCAGAATAAGTCGCTGCATAGCTTTATCTACATCCATGTTTATGTATCCAGCTCTCCTGTTTCCCAGACCAGAGAAtatctagcacacacacaggtcctgttACTGACTCTGAGGAGCCAAGCCCAGCAAACAGAGGTCAGTCAGAGAAGCAGTCATGAGAGCGTGAAAAGCAGAGCACTTGCTAATACATAATGCCCATCTATGAGactagggtgtgtgagtgagggtgagcagagagggagggcagtgaCCAGACCAATCAAACTGTCAAAGGGAAAGCTTTttattcctcctctcctcttgtctccaccatccatccatccatcaatgttgccatggaaaccacaTTTTAAAAATCCatcattctttttttctctccttttttttccaTTTTTTCCTTCTGTGcattaaaaagaacaaaaaataaCACAAACAATGAGAGAAATGCATTTCCACAGATGGGCCTGTCATTCCACGAGAGGCAACCAGCCAACCGGCCGACCAGGCCTCCTCTCCTAGACTTGTCCTTCCTCCAAAAGCCGTCAATCACTGTTCCCGCGGCCAATAGCACAGCTGCAGCCACAAAGGGGGTGGGGATGTCGTCGGGTTAGGCTGCGCAGGATTGGCTGGTTTAGACTGTGTGAGATGCGATattgggaggaaggggggaggcgtCATGTTTAAGCGCACAACACCACAGGCACAGTGACAGAGGTGCATGGAGGTCATGACAACAGTGCTGACTGGCAGCAGCTCAAACATCTAGGAAACATCTCGAATTACAGTTACCGGAAGCATCGTATACTGTCTTTGTTCACACATTTATTGTTCTGTATTTGTCCTGTATGTATATACAATTGATATACCCATGATTAGCTAAAGGAGTGTGTGATTATCTGAAGGCCCCGTCTCTTTAGGGGCGAGGTGATCCCGTCCACGCTACCTTCGCTGTCGCTGCTGGACTCGGAGTCGCTGCTGCCAGAGTAGGCCCCGAGGCCAGGgaggatccccacacacaccgcgGCCGACGGCAGGTGCAGGACCCCTGGGGGGCGTTCGCCCAGCCCCGGAGGGGGCGACCCCACCTTGgcaccctgctcaccccctgctcctcctcccctgcctgcctcctgctctgaacacacaacacactgtcaGATCTGGCCGTCTGCAGGATTGGAAATAAGTGTGTaggattttttttgtgtgtgtgtgaatctctgtgtgtgtgtgtgtatgtatctgtgtgtgtgtgtgtgagagccattCCCTCAGCCTCAGGTCCCAGCCCacctgtgtgtgctctgctGACGGCGCCTCCTGctggcctctcctccactctctgctTCTTACTGCCGTCTGACGACTGGGACGAGCTGCAGGGACAACAACACCAGCACACAGGGGCTGTGGgtttcaccaccaccatccataCAGACTCTGAATCGCGAGAACGGAGAACTTCAAATGAGCCTTGGCCTGacagaggtgtgtgggtgtgtgtgtttgcactcgGCTGCATCGAGAGACGTTGTGGCGGGTTCGAACCTGCGTCTCTTGACCGCTCCGGCCAGCAGGTGGGCTTGAGACAGGTGACTGGTCCTCTGGGGCTCCGCTGGCTTAGGGCCCGCCTTCCGCTCGGGCTCCTTGCGACTGTCATTGGACGCCAGCTTCTTCAGGGCGCTGTGACACCACCAAGTCAAGGACAGGGAACTGAAGGACGACGCACACACGCTAGaaaacacacttgcacacacacacacacacacacactagctgctGATGTACTCTGCCCTGGAAAACTGACACACTTCTCCTTAGTAAGAACAAGCATTGACccaggagatagagagatggaggaaagagaatgagagaacgaAATCGACTGGTTGATCCATGAAATCTAGGCTTCATTCTTTAAAACTGAAATAGGATCGGAGCTGATGGAGGATCAGTGCTAACTAAGCTCTTTTAACTGTCTCCTGTCACCGTAGCTACCAGTGATACAGTTGCCACGACAAcacatcaccccccctcccctacatcTGCCTATAAAACTGATTGTCAGTTATGGGAAAAATATGTGAGAGAATCCAAAAATGTGAGTTTGTGCATTcatgggatggaaggagagtacAGCTGCACCTCCTGATCAGACAtgtttgggggaggggagggaaggggagaggaggatcaaATGTCAGAAAGAGTAAACAGTTAACCCTGACCATCACAGAAGGCAGATACAAATACAGAAACACGGAAAGAGAGAGGCGAGAGGCAGAGTAGCACTCGGAGAAGCACTCCAGagtctctcgtctctcctcagTGTAACGTGTGCGTCACCATGCCTACTCCCAGCGCCAGGGCCAGTCCTTGTCAACACGtctctgaacacaaacacacagcgacTCTGCTCTGTGGCCTCTGCGTGTCAGCGTGCCTGTTCCAAGGATATTCTGTACTCTCTTAGCTCCTGCTGTTCCTCATCCCGACGTTGCTTCTCCACCAGGCTCTGTTGCCGGGAGACCTCGTCCAGGAAGTGAGACTCGTCCTCGTCCAGACCCTTCACCATGTTCTCTGCAGGAAAGCGTTTTACAATACAGTAACCATGACATACAGTCACAAATAACAACACACCCAATTACAACACATCCCGTTCTGTCCCTTTCATAGTTAGCTCTATATTGCCTAATGGaacaaatgaacacacattCAGATCATTTACTGCACCTCCTCCATGTTGTCAAACTATTTGCAATTCAATTGGTTTTATTTTCCAGCTTCGAAATGTGATGCAAACTGTTTGGTCACCAAGGTGACAGAGTCGTCTGGTCACCAGGGCAACAGAGACAGTTAAGGTACCATGACGACGCCAGGAACCAGTCATTCCTGACACCAGATCTATTCCAGTTCTAGAGCTCTCGTAAGAGACCCCTTCAGATTGCGCAAACACACCAACGTGAAACACAACAGAACCCAAAAAACATAATCTAATCTGGgctgcgagggggggggggggggagagagagagagagagagagaggtcttacTGAATTTAAACTGTTCGTCATATTCCTCCTGTTTCTTATCCTTCTGTTCCTGTAGCCTCTCAAACAGGGAACGAGAGTCATACTCCTCCTCTGGAGCCtctgccaggtacacacacacaaacacacacgttagaCTTAGTGAGCGCACTTGAGTGACATGTTAGATGGTAACTGTAAGGGAGGTAAAGAACACAAGATAAAACCACCATTATTTAACACCTGGCCTTTTGAATGTAGTGTgtggtgtgaagtgtgtgtgtctgcatgtttggatgtgtgtggtgtgtgtgtgtgtgtctgcatgtttggatgtgtgtggtgtgtgtgtgtgtgtctgcatgtttggatgtgtgtggtgtgtgtgtgtgtgtgtgtgtgtgtgtgtgtgtgtgtgtgtgtgtgtgtgtgtgtgtgtgcatgtctcaccCTCTGGGTCTTCCGGCTTCCTAACCTTCTCCCattcttcctgtctcttcttcttctgctcctctaTCTCCGTCTCCGAAACAAACTTCCTGTTGAGGTCGACTCCCCCAGCCTGCGCCATATCTGGCCCTGGGAGACACAAACATCATCCTAAGACACAGGTGCCAacttaacacacacattacagtttttctcaattgctaaaacactaaaacccattggctgaacaaagttctcagttgcctgaactcatgtagcttattgtgcagtctgttgtcaataccttaaaccatttcacatggtaaaacacaatttgcagatctcacttagacttttcagcaaaactctaaacacattctcattctcaaaacacattctgcactctaatgcacatgtcatcaggtaaacaaatggcaacaatcaaatacaaatagagaaaacatgtcattgacaaaacacaaccactcaaaattgatttcacttgtttcaaatgatgtgacacaaccaatataagccagttcagagagcaaagagGTTGTTGAAAGTGGGAAAATATTGTTTGTGATGTCgacgaagtgctctggcctgacccagcccaaagacaagagcaAGTAAttagtagtaatttctgatcaattttgagctactatgatagaacatgttttcgttcatcaaaagacaattacggataaatatgaaatttgttttgagataaaaaaattacttctccctgagaactatatgttttgaacaatgtgttttctattttttggtgtattgtttactgactgatactgtatatcattttgatcactttgtttatgatttgagagcagtgtttgattttgagcacaggcaaatctgttttgaggcgaaagtttgattttgatcacaggtaaaactgttgtgaggtgaaagtttcattttgcaagaggattcagagattttgtaaatagtgcttgaagatgaggttttgtgtttacagttttgagaaaatgggtgactgtttcaagaaattgtgttttagcaatcgtgaaaaactgtaactcaCCAACCTCATCAAGAAATACCATACAGCAAAACTTAACATGTTGATATATTAAGAGATTACTTACAGTTTACAACTTACCTGTGTGAACTCAATTAAGCAGACCACAACCTCCTAACCTTGTAGTCATCTGTTGAGGGCAACATCCATTTTTACACAATAAACATTAGTGACTGAGATTGAAAGGTTGTACATAGACACATCCAATACTGTGTCTCCCTCTAGTGTCCAAATCTATTGAGAATCATTCTGGATTACACCAATCAAGTCTAATGTGATTGCTATTATTTACAAATGAATATAGGTAGTGAAGGGTTAGTCTACATTTAAATTGGTCTTGCTAAATGTCGGACAACCCAAATACCAAAAAGGCCATACTTTATCTGCTGACTATAAATAGACAGAAATTTCCCAGGTCTGCTTGCTTGTTTCATTACTATAATTTTAATTAATAATTAGCAGTCCTTTCTCAGCCCTGTCTGCGACTGGTTATGCTAATCTGTGACACGGTGACAGATTCGTTACAAATGCACCAGTGACATATAGAGCCATATCGCTGTGTCTGGCAGAAAACGCTTGCTAGTCAACAAGCTAGCCTGCCAGCTAGCTATTACTAGCCAGACAGATGGTAGCTAGTCTAATCGCGTAAAGAATATAAGAGGCCTTGTCTTAACAAAACGATACAGCATTCAAATTGAGTTATTGTTTGAAAGATTACTGCGTGGTCCAAATCTTATATAAAACATAGAAGCTCAATTAGCATAAAATAAACAACTCATTGCATTGGGTATATTACCTAGCCAACCAACCAGCTAGCACAATCCAAGAAACCGCATGTCACAGCAAATATACTCCGCCTCTCTGTTTTGACAGATCAACTTTAGTTCCCATACTTGAAAATTGTCAaataattacaacacatttggatttacTAAATTTGCATGTCAGGCAGAATGTTGGTTAAACACACATCGGGTAAATGTTGATAAACAGTCATATCTTTGTTTTAGGATAATAAGGATGTTGAGGTTTATACAAACTTGAATAATTTTAGCAggcagacgcttttattcaaagcaacatacaagTAGCATACGGCAGATGATGATGGATCAGAAGAGGCAATTAGTCGCTAGTGGGTTATAGCATAACATTATCAATATATAgacaatatataataatatattctTCTGATCCTAATAGTTAACCAGCTAAATACGAACGTATTTATAGCCAGGTGTTCTTAATAAGATATAGCTTACTGTTTTTGAATGTTTGAAAGAAAGTTATCTTGTTGAGATTGAAATATTTCACTGACATCATCACAGCCCTGCCtgactcaccaccaccaccccatgcATCTGCTGCTGTAGTAAGCGCAGGGCTAGGTCTGACTGGAAGAGGAGGACTGATCGGATCGAGGACAGCTGACGCTACGGAACTAGCTAGCTCGTAGCGAGCGAGCCCAACAGCTATTTAGCCAACGTTAGACTAAACAAAGGGGATATAACGGCTTTATAATTTATAGGTTTAATAAATTGTTGATTATTTATTAGATGAGGTAGCTTTACGAATATTAGATGGTCTTTCAACGGGCGTCTTCTTACGTTTCCACGAGTGGTAGAAGGGCTACAGTAGCTTTTCAGTTTCATAAATCGGGAGCTCAACTAATAACGTTAGCTGGAGCAAGCTAAGCCAGCTAGCACCAGCTAGTTTGCTTTACCCGGAGGCCTTAATTTTGAGGTCTACAAGAGGAAGACAGTCCGACCCACACGCCCATTGCTGCAAACAAGGTAAGTGATGATTTAATTCCTGGCAGGATGCAAAGCTGTTGTCTATGGGGGCCAGTTTACTGGCCTAGCTAGCTAATTGGATGTCTGTATTGCTAACCAGCTCACCATATCCATCTCACTGGTAAAATATCTTTTTAGATGACTTGACTTTAGTTTCTGGTCAGTCTAACGTAGTTAGCTATCTTGGTTAGCCTAGCAAGACTTCGACGACCAGCCGTAGTTAGCCTATTTGTAACATAACTTGTTTGGTAATTGGTTTACTGCTCTAAAATAATCCATCAATATTGTAACATTTACATGGGTCCATCCCTGATGTCAACGTCGATTTTAGATGTTTCTCAGGCTGTGGGTTTGTCAGGATTTGGTGTCATTACATTTCGCTGGTGAGCAACATGTGTGGATTTAGCCCTGTTTGATTGCCAACAACAACACCTGATGTGTCTCATGATGTCTCATGTTTCCTCTTAACGCAGGGGCTTTCTGCGTCCCTGCTTCTTCAGAAGTTGCCAGTGTGGAGAAAACCGGGCCAAGACGGATGGACCTCCTCTCCCGGTGAACTGTGATGGTGACAGCACCACCCGACccagctccccctgcctctcctcttggCCAGCCCCCAAGCCCACCTTCTCCCCGCCTCTCCTAGCGTCTGTTCTGCTCC of Osmerus mordax isolate fOsmMor3 chromosome 4, fOsmMor3.pri, whole genome shotgun sequence contains these proteins:
- the psme3ip1 gene encoding PSME3-interacting protein; amino-acid sequence: MAQAGGVDLNRKFVSETEIEEQKKKRQEEWEKVRKPEDPEEAPEEEYDSRSLFERLQEQKDKKQEEYDEQFKFKNMVKGLDEDESHFLDEVSRQQSLVEKQRRDEEQQELREYRSALKKLASNDSRKEPERKAGPKPAEPQRTSHLSQAHLLAGAVKRRSSSQSSDGSKKQRVEERPAGGAVSRAHTEQEAGRGGGAGGEQGAKVGSPPPGLGERPPGVLHLPSAAVCVGILPGLGAYSGSSDSESSSDSEV